A region of Paramormyrops kingsleyae isolate MSU_618 chromosome 17, PKINGS_0.4, whole genome shotgun sequence DNA encodes the following proteins:
- the sirt2 gene encoding NAD-dependent protein deacetylase sirtuin-2: protein MSDAPGSSEEKEASSPDLQEEPSDSSEDDISGDAEMDFLRSLFSRTLGLGTGEKVLDELTLDGVARYIQSGKCKDIICMVGAGISTSAGIPDFRSPETGLYANLQKYNLPYPQAIFQIDYFKKHPEPFFALAKELYPGQFKPTVCHYFIRMLKDKGLLRRCYSQNIDTLERAAGLQEEDLVEAHGTFYTSHCVSFLCRKEYTLDWMKEKIFSEQVPKCEKCNDLVKPDIVFFGENLPARFFTTMKMDFPRCDLLIIMGTSLQVQPFASLVSKVPKDTPRLLINMEKTGQSDALMGMLGFGGGMDFDSDKAYRDVVYLSTCDDGCMALADLLGWKAELEELVRQEHALIDSKDKKDKAKTANQSAAAEEKPASNKSE from the exons ATGTCTGATGCACCAG GATCTTCTGAAGAAAAGGAGGCGAGTTCCCCTGATCTACAG GAAGAGCCTTCGGATAGCAGCGAAGACGACATTTCTGGGGACGCAGAGA TGGACTTTCTACGTAGTCTTTTCTCCCGGACTCTGGGTCTTGGTACTGGAGAAAAGGTTCTGGATGAGCTGACCCTAGATGGGGTGGCCCGCTACATCCAGAGCGGTAAAT GCAAAGACATAATCTGCATGGTTGGCGCAGGAATATCGACAT CTGCGGGAATCCCTGATTTCCGCTCTCCTGAGACAGGCCTTTATGCCAACCTGCAGAAGTACAACCTGCCTTATCCCCAAGCCATATTCCAGATCGACTACTTCAAG AAACACCCAGAGCCATTCTTTGCCTTGGCCAAGGAGCTGTATCCTGGGCAGTTCAAG CCTACAGTCTGTCATTACTTCATCAGGATGCTTAAGGACAAAGGTCTTCTCAGACGCTGCTACTCCCAG AACATTGACACCCTGGAGCGTGCAGCGGGACTACAAGAGGAGGACCTGGTTGAAGCCCATGGGACCTTCTATACCTCCCACTGTGTGAGCTTTCTGTGCCGTAAGGAGTATACCCTGGACTGGATGAAAG AAAAGATCTTCTCAGAGCAAGTGCCCAAGTGTGAGAAGTGCAACGACTTGGTCAAGCCTG ACATTGTGTTTTTTGGCGAGAATCTGCCTGCCCGATTTTTCACTACAATGAAGatg GATTTCCCACGTTGTGACCTCCTCATCATCATGGGAACCTCGCTGCAGGTTCAGCCCTTCGCCTCCCTGGTCAGCAA AGTCCCCAAAGACACTCCCAGGCTGCTCATTAACATGGAGAAGACAGGGCAG TCTGACGCACTCATGGGGATGCTTGGCTTTGGGGGAGGCATGGACTTTGACTCCGATAAAGCGTACAG GGACGTGGTGTACCTGAGCACTTGTGACGATGGCTGTATGGCACTTGCTGACTTGCTTGGTTGGAAG GCTGAGTTGGAGGAGTTGGTGAGACAAGAACATGCCCTGATTGACAGCAAAGATAAAAAGGATAAAGCcaaaacagccaatcagagcgctGCAGCTGAGGAGAAGCCCGCCTCCAACAAGTCAGAGTAG
- the rinl gene encoding ras and Rab interactor 2: MRGLEDNKSDTASSDRSPTEMPNGTEVAQKPLTLLDRLRLCQSAWALGGPWDRDSIHTALWGQQPGSFLVLLDSTSQPQLLCLSVGGNREHVKDFPIQRSGAVIHLLESHLGFSDLVQLVAYYSLSRDVLPVCLFIPQRVFNLTQETDQDLSHLGPKFWLCLSSNPQQRNVTPPSTGLSMCSIQVTSANGALCVINPLYLHEHGDSWLIEKRSPQSSPSSVSRPFAARRERRLSTTRPWKGAGLRDMRGPSLDHESSTSPAACSVPPRTRPNSSPSTPVVLRRASQSSSSGSLKGRGQNRLSVDGETSSETTPVGSPVPQSPHRVSWIEDGIWLSPPPLTSLLQAPSHELDSLSISSLEEESDSAPSPIHVHSQRFTLVLADKVKNRLSAVGQAIGGLMSPQKRLNYKAQELSERKSGAFAESVKAFVDKTLKGSSCCASGSELLQEVRTALSSLREILLESPEIQLLIDSLGDISDLELDGMLELAIHKVALKPVCACLYASLQDYRDRDGFIERLKQNQHTMEGQKPEELGGAMGVGLPDAMVLEKIQQRWDSMHEAYSPSKKVQILLKVCKTIYHSMNTNSTPGAVYGADDFLPCLTWVVLHSNISTLQLDTDYMMELLDPMLLQGEGGYYLTSLYGSLFHISSFRPRLAARQLSTEAQHSLSQWHRRRTLHCNRSRRTGNRRTIRRPASREVEAESQDGAKLSDCSGEGSAAELPSLSGEETCETSKEILGLLREEDDSWDEAPGEVRWGCDRLSEEGGDPQQSAEAPETLREKPTGSPKKEKERPHSELRSRDVLWTVPEDISAGQLDKNKVTLDPDRWIDGEQKASKLATKCLYSA; this comes from the exons ATGAGGGGATTGGAGGACAACAAGAGCGACACAGCCAGCTCTGACAG GTCCCCCACTGAGATGCCAAATGGCACAGAGGTAGCGCAGAAGCCCCTCACGCTACTGGACAGGCTGCGGCTCTGCCAGTCCGCTTGGGCCCTCGGGGGCCCCTGGGACAGAGACAGCATTCATACTGCACTGTGGGGACAGCAGCCTGGG AGTTTCCTGGTGCTGCTAGATTCGACATCTCAGCCGCAGCTGCTGTGCCTGTCTGTAGGGGGCAACAGGGAGCATGTGAAGGACTTCCCAATCCAACGCTCTGGTGCAG TTATTCACCTTCTGGAGTCCCACCTAGGGTTTTCAGACCTGGTCCAGCTGGTGGCCTATTACAGCCTGAGCAG AGATGTGCTGCCAGTCTGCTTGTTCATCCCACAGCGTGTCTTCAACCTCACACAGGAGACAGACCAAGATCTGTCCCATCTAGGGCCGA AGTTTTGGCTCTGCTTGTCCTCGAACCCACAACAGAGGAATGTGACCCCGCCATCCACTGGCCTCAGCATGTGTTCCATACAG GTGACCTCTGCGAACGGGGCACTCTGCGTCATCAACCCCCTGTACCTGCACGAGCACGGGGACAGCTGGCTTATTGAAAAGCGCTCTCCCCAAAGCAGCCCCTCTTCCGTGAGTCGGCCATTCGCAGCAAGGCGGGAGAGACGGCTGAGCACGACTAGGCCGTGGAAGGGAGCAGGGCTACGTGACATGAGGGGCCCGTCATTGGACCACGAGTCCAGCACCTCACCAGCTGCATGCTCAG TTCCCCCCAGGACTCGTCCCAACTCCTCTCCCTCTACCCCCGTGGTTCTCAGAAGGGCAAGTCAGTCCAGTAGCTCTGGCTCCTTGAAGGGAAGAGGACAGAACAGGCTCTCTGTGGATGGTGAGACCTCCAGCGAGACCACACCTGTGGGCAGTCCTGTCCCCCAGTCCCCTCACCGCGTGTCTTGGATCGAAGACGGCATATGGCTGTCTCCGCCTCCGCTCACCTCGCTGCTCCAGGCTCCCAGCCATGAGCTGGACTCCCTCTCCATCAGCAGCCTGGAGGAGGAGTCTGACTCCGCCCCCAGCCCCATCCACGTACACAGCCAGCGCTTCACTTTGGTCCTGGCCGACAAGGTGAAGAACCGCCTCTCGGCCGTGGGGCAGGCCATCGGTGGGCTGATGTCGCCGCAGAAGAGGCTCAACTACAAGGCGCAGGAACTGAGCGAGAGGAAGAGCGGCGCCTTTGCCGAGAGCGTGAAGGCCTTCGTGGACAAGACACTGAAGGGCAGCTCATGCTGCGCCTCTGGCTCCGAGCTGCTGCAGGAAGTTCGCACCGCGCTCAGCAGCCTGCGGGAGATCCTCTTGGAAAGCCCAGAGATACAGCTCCTGATAGACAGCCTAGGAGACATCTCTGACTTGGAGTTAG ATGGAATGTTAGAACTTGCCATACACAAGGTGGCACTCAAGCCAGTTTGCGCCTGCCTGTACGCCTCTCTTCAAGACTACCGTGATCGGGACGGCTTCATTGAGCGCCTAAAGCAGAACCAGCACACAATGGAGGGGCAGAAACCAGAAGAGCTTGGAGGAGCCATGGGCGTAGGACTTCCGGATGCCATGGTTCTGGAGAAAATTCAGCAGCGCTGGGACTCCATGCATGAGGCCTACTCGCCCAGCAAGAAAGTGCAGATTCTGCTCAAGGTCTGCAAAACCATCTACCACAGCATGAACACCAACTCCACTCCAG gagCAGTGTATGGGGCAGACGACTTCCTACCATGCCTCACTTGGGTGGTACTGCACAGTAACATCTCCACCCTGCAGCTGGATACAGACTACATGATGGAGCTGCTAGACCCCATGCTGCTACAGGGAGAGG GTGGTTATTATCTGACATCACTTTACGGCTCGCTGTTCCACATCAGCAGCTTCCGGCCTCGCTTGGCAGCCCGCCAGCTCAGCACCGAGGCCCAGCATTCCCTGAGCCAATGGCATCGCAGGAGAACTCTGCACTGCAACCGCTCACGAAGAACCGGGAACAGGAGGACTATCCGGAGGCCTGCCTCCAGAGAGGTGGAGGCGGAGTCACAGGATGGGGCGAAATTGTCGGACTGTAGCGGGGAAGGCAGTGCTGCGGAATTGCCCTCTTTGAGTGGAGAAGAGACGTGTGAAACATCTAAAGAGATTCTGGGGCTTCTCCGAGAAGAAGACGACAGCTGGGATGAGGCTCCCGGtgaggtgaggtgggggtgtgaCAGGTTATCAGAGGAGGGTGGTGATCCCCAGCAAAGCGCTGAAGCCCCAGAGACTTTGAGGGAGAAACCCACCGGAAGTCCGAAAAAGGAGAAAGAGCGGCCGCACAGTGAGCTCAGGTCCCGCGACGTGCTCTGGACTGTGCCGGAGGACATAAGCGCCGGTCAGCTTGACAAAAACAAGGTGACCCTTGACCCAGATCGCTGGATCGATGGAGAGCAAAAAGCATCCAAGCTAGCTACCAAATGTCTGTATTCTGCATAG